From Amycolatopsis sp. YIM 10, the proteins below share one genomic window:
- a CDS encoding sugar ABC transporter ATP-binding protein: MTDRAPLVAMTGVSKSYGGVRAIRDADFTVHAGEVHALLGENGAGKSTLMKVLAGEVGGHHGEIRIDGEPVCFAGPADAQRAGISMIPQELDLVPALSVAENIFLGREPRTRIGALDRRRMLATARDLLARTGVDLDPKRPVEHLRTGEQQLVTIAKALSLDARVLIMDEPTSALPPAEAEQLFRVIAGLRAAGAGIVYISHRMAEIGQVADRATVLRNGRVVAEFDAREMTAEQASEAMVGRRVDLLFQTGTGRTAGRDLLAVDGLVLRPRRPVAGRREPAGISLRVAEGEIVGLAGLLGSGRTELLETLYGVGTPGRWSGSVRLHGTEVHPKGPREALRRGIAFVPEDRRTSGLALEHSVLANTVLSVVDRIGRFGVVPPARERRAAMGTAERLGIKLSGLRGLAAPAGSLSGGNQQKVVLGRNLLTEPVLLLLDDPTRGVDVGAKAEIYQLLAEIAARGVGVLLASSELAELMGVCDRVVVLREGRSVRELHTAEAGEAELLAASMGEAEALTPDEEAG, from the coding sequence ATGACCGATCGAGCACCGCTGGTCGCCATGACGGGCGTCAGCAAGTCCTACGGCGGGGTGCGCGCGATCCGGGACGCCGACTTCACCGTGCACGCCGGCGAGGTGCACGCACTGCTCGGCGAGAACGGCGCCGGGAAGTCCACCCTGATGAAGGTGCTCGCCGGTGAGGTCGGCGGCCACCACGGCGAGATCCGGATCGACGGCGAGCCGGTGTGCTTCGCCGGTCCGGCCGACGCGCAGCGGGCGGGCATTTCGATGATCCCGCAGGAACTCGACCTGGTCCCGGCGCTTTCGGTGGCGGAGAACATCTTTCTCGGCCGGGAGCCCCGCACCCGGATCGGCGCGCTGGACCGGCGGCGCATGCTGGCCACCGCGCGCGACCTGCTGGCCCGCACCGGCGTCGACCTCGACCCGAAGCGGCCGGTGGAGCACCTGCGCACGGGTGAGCAGCAGCTGGTCACCATCGCCAAGGCGCTCTCGCTCGACGCGCGGGTGCTGATCATGGACGAGCCGACGTCCGCGCTGCCGCCCGCCGAGGCCGAGCAGCTGTTCCGGGTGATCGCCGGGCTGCGGGCCGCTGGTGCCGGCATCGTCTACATCTCGCACCGCATGGCGGAGATCGGCCAGGTCGCCGACCGCGCCACGGTGCTGCGCAACGGCCGGGTGGTGGCCGAGTTCGACGCCCGTGAGATGACCGCGGAACAGGCGTCCGAAGCGATGGTCGGCCGCCGGGTGGACCTGCTGTTCCAGACCGGGACCGGGCGGACGGCCGGCCGGGACCTGCTGGCGGTGGACGGCCTGGTGCTGCGCCCGCGCCGTCCGGTGGCCGGAAGACGTGAACCGGCCGGGATCTCGCTGCGGGTCGCCGAAGGGGAGATCGTCGGACTGGCCGGGCTGCTCGGCTCCGGCCGCACCGAACTGCTGGAGACGCTGTACGGCGTGGGCACCCCCGGCCGGTGGTCGGGCAGCGTGCGGCTGCACGGCACGGAGGTCCACCCGAAAGGGCCACGGGAAGCACTCCGGCGGGGGATCGCCTTCGTCCCGGAGGACCGGCGAACCTCCGGGCTGGCACTCGAGCACTCGGTGCTGGCGAACACCGTGCTGTCGGTGGTCGACCGGATCGGGCGGTTCGGCGTGGTGCCGCCCGCCCGCGAACGCCGGGCCGCGATGGGCACCGCGGAACGGCTCGGCATCAAGCTGTCCGGACTCAGGGGGCTGGCCGCCCCGGCGGGTTCGCTGTCCGGCGGCAACCAGCAGAAGGTGGTGCTCGGCCGGAACCTGCTCACCGAACCCGTGTTGCTGCTGCTCGACGACCCGACCCGCGGGGTCGACGTCGGCGCCAAGGCGGAGATCTACCAGCTGCTGGCCGAAATCGCCGCGCGGGGCGTCGGCGTGCTGCTGGCGTCCTCGGAACTCGCGGAACTGATGGGGGTGTGCGATCGGGTGGTGGTGCTGCGCGAAGGGCGGAGCGTGCGCGAACTGCACACCGCCGAAGCCGGTGAGGCCGAACTGCTCGCCGCGTCGATGGGTGAGGCGGAAGCGCTCACACCGGACGAGGAGGCCGGATGA
- a CDS encoding DNA-binding protein, translating to MSVALETVLAKAGLKVDATEFLTHVEDAARKLSPPNPDPSDYFSAEQRDALIDVGLDLAPQAESEPDMRARTVAAHAVLADSSLTVLAAAERLGVDDSRIRHKIKDRRLAAWKAQGGWRLPSWQFTSSGLLPGLDVVLRAVPEDQPPLVVAAFMSTPQPDLVINDRPATPRQWLLAGGDPEPVARLTETLGTPA from the coding sequence ATGTCTGTGGCGCTGGAGACCGTACTGGCGAAAGCCGGGCTCAAGGTGGACGCGACCGAGTTCCTCACGCACGTGGAGGATGCCGCTCGCAAACTGTCCCCGCCCAATCCGGACCCTTCGGATTATTTCTCCGCCGAGCAGCGCGACGCGCTCATCGACGTGGGGCTGGACCTCGCGCCACAGGCGGAGAGCGAGCCGGACATGCGGGCCAGGACGGTCGCCGCGCACGCGGTGCTCGCCGACTCCTCGCTGACCGTGCTCGCCGCCGCCGAACGGCTGGGCGTTGACGACAGCCGTATCCGGCACAAGATCAAGGACCGCAGGCTGGCCGCGTGGAAGGCGCAGGGCGGCTGGCGCCTGCCGTCGTGGCAGTTCACCTCGTCCGGGCTGCTGCCCGGACTGGACGTGGTGCTGCGCGCGGTGCCCGAGGACCAGCCACCGCTGGTGGTGGCCGCGTTCATGAGCACCCCGCAGCCCGATCTGGTGATCAACGACCGGCCTGCCACTCCCCGGCAGTGGTTGCTGGCGGGTGGTGATCCCGAGCCCGTCGCCCGGCTGACCGAGACACTGGGCACGCCCGCCTGA